The genome window CCACTGCCAACAGCCTGCAGCACGCCACCACCGGAACCACTCGCCAGAGTATCATGGCCAGAACCGCCAATGATCGTGTCAGCCGCTGCACCACCTGCCAGATACTGGTTCAGCGTCGTGTCCAGTTGCAGCACGATCGGAGCTGCCTCGTTTGACAGAGACAGACTGACCGAACTCGCAGAACCGCCACCGCTCGGCTGGAACACCAGGTTCTGCAACGCCGTGGAAACCTCGGCGGACGTCCCCGTCACGCTGTAGGTCTTGCCATCCGTGCTGACTTCACCAGAACCAAGATTCGCATAGCTTCCCGCATATGCAGAATCAAAGCCAAACTTAGCCGTCACACTGGAGGCCGTGCCACCAAGAGACATGCTCTGTGCTGGCAGAATGCCTCCCGCTGCATACAGCACAGTGGAACCATTCGAACCCTGCCGCGCAAGGAATACACGATTGCCAGGCCCGTCACTCGCAAAGTTCAGACTGTAGCTGCCATTCCCCGTCACAACGCTGGTAGTGCTGCCGGATTGTGTCACATAGGTCTGGCTGTCATAGCCGAGACCGGTCAGATCAATCTCATCGTCGCTCTGGAAACCGCTGATCACAGCGCCAGAGACGACCGCGCTGTTGTCTCCGATGACGAGCGTCCCACTGCCAACACCCGAGAAAGTCAACGAGCCACTGAGCACACCACCGCTATTGACAGTGACCGTCCCGCTACCGGCAATCACGTCATTCAACGCAACGCCGCCGGCAAAGATCTGCTGGCCACCACCAGAGGTCACAACAGTCCCACTAGCAACGCCGCCGGACTGGATGCTTTGCAACGCACCGCTACCGATTACCTGCGCACTATACGCAACCCCGGACAATGTCTGAAGTGTCCCAAGCAACTGGGTACCACTCGCCACACCGCCCGCATCCACGAACTCGCTGCCGGAACTGACAACCGTGCCGGATGCAATACCTCCGCTGCTGATCAATTCATTTCCGCTGATCAGCACTGTCCCGCTTGCGGTGCCGCCGCTGAGGAGGAACACATAACCGCCAGAACTGACGACGGTGCCGAGTGCACTCCCTCCCGCGCTGATAAGCTGGGCGCCACCACTGTTCACGGTCACCGACAGGACAGAACCACCAGAAGAAACCGCCTGCAAACCACGATTGCTGATGACGGTGCCGCTTGCTACGCCGCCAGAGGATACGTACTGCCTGCCACCAGAACTGAGCTGCGCGCCAATCGCTACGCCACCAGAAGATACAGTCTGCAACGCACCAGAGACGAGAACCGTTCCGGTTGCCGTCCCGCCGGAAGACAGAATCTGGGAGACCGCACTCAGAAAGGACACGCCACTTGTAGACGCGCCATTCACCAGAACCTGCTCCGCACCAGCAGAGTAGACGATACCGCTGACAACAGCGCCACCGTTCAGAACCAGGGTGCCACCAGAGCTCACCGTCGCAGACGTAGCAGAACCGCCAGACTGAACAGACTGGCTGCCACCGGCACTGATCTGCGTGCCGATCGCTACGCCGCCAGAAGATACAATCTGCACCGCACCAGAGGTCAGAACTGTGCCTGTTGCCGTGCCTCCGGAAGACAGGGTCTGGGAAACCGCACTCAGAAACGACATGCCATTTGTAGACGCACCATTCACCAGAACCTGCTGTGCACCAGCAGAGTAAACGATACCGCTGACTATAGCGCCACCGTTCAGAACCAGACTGCCACCAGAGCTCACCGTCGCAGACGTCGCGGAACCACCAGAAACAACGTACTGTAACCCACCAGAACTGATCTGCGTACCGATCGCTACGCCGTCAGAGGATACAGTCTGCAACGCACCAGAGGCGAGAACCGTTCCGGTGGCCGTGCCTCCGGAAGACAGGGTCTGGGAAACCGCACTCAGAAACGACACGCCACTTGTAGATGCGCCATTCACCAGAACCTGCTGCGCACCAGCAGAGTAAACAATACCGCTGACAACAGCGCCACCGTTCAGAACCAGCGTGCCACCAGAGCTCACCATCACAGACGTCGCGGAACCGCCAGACTGAACAGACTCGAGGCCACCATTGCTGATGACCGTACCGCTCACTGCACCACCCAAGGAAATACGCTGCAAGCCACCAGAACTGATCTGCGTGCCATTCGCTACGCCGCCAGAGTAAACATACTGCAAGCTACCAGAATTGATCTGCGTGCCGTTCGTTACGCCTCCATCGTAAGTAAGTTGCCAGCCACCAGAACTAAGCTGCGTGCTATTCGCTACGCCGCCACCATAAACGTCCTGCTGGCCACCAGAACTGATCTGCGTCCCATTCGCTACACCACCAGAAGAAAGGTACTGAAAGCCACCAGAACTGATCTGCGTGCCGTTCGCTACGCCGCCAGAGATAACAAATTGCCGGCCCCAAGAACTGATCTGCACGCCACTCGCTACGCCACCAGAGAAAACATACTGCGAGCCAAAAGGACTGATCTGCGTGCCACTCGCTACGCCGCCAGAAGAAATATACTGAAGTGAAGCACTGCCAACTGTCGTCGAAACAGCAGAGCCACCGGCAAAAACGGTCTCAGTGGAAGAGCCAGTGAGCTCCGTATTGATGGTCGTGCCGAACACATCCATCGTGGCAGAGCCAGTTGAGCCATTCAACGTCACGCCACTGGACGTAAAGCCCGCAGAAACAACAATATCAGCCATTACCACCCTTAAATCCGGTCAGAATAAAAAATAAGACATCACGGCTCGTATAGGCTTGTTCCTAGCATCAGATTCAGGAATGGCACTACAAAAAATTTCATTTTTTAATTAAAAATCGCGCATAGGTTGTGCTTGTACAACCACTTGCATTTGTACACTCCGCACAAGCTAACCTCCTGCACAGGAAGCGGACCCGAAATCCTGCGCTCTTTCCCAACCAGCAGGTGCAGGGCACCTTTCGGGTGGTCTCGACGCCCTATGGGTAGAACCAGCATGCATAACGGTGACACGGGAACAAGCCGTTACAGATGTTGCCCGAGGGCCCGCAGGCTATTTTATAGAGCTGAGCATCAATAGCCGTACCACCAGACCAAACACTGACTTCTATTGAACATAAAACCAAAATAGGAATCGCATGTTTAATGTGACGAAGCGAATTTAAAAAAACGCCGTAGCCAGCAATGGCTACGGCGTCTATCGCGTATCAATAACATTTTCCCTGCAATAAGAAGCAGAGTGAAGTCAGACCATTTATCCGAACTGGTTCCGGCTGAGTGCGGTTACGCCGACCAGCGTGATCTGCGTGTTATCCGTCAATGTGAAGTGCATATTGCCGGACCCGTCCACACTCTTTGTCGCGTAGGACGCATCAACCTGTTCACCAGAGAAACCATTCAGGACCAGATGATCCGTACCAGCCGTGAAACCACTGATCGTGTCAGAGCCTCCAGCCTGACCATTGGCAAAGGCAAAGATATCAACTGACGCGCTATTCGTGCTCCCGATCATCAGATCATCGCCAGTCCCCGCGAACATCACAGTGCCGTCAGCACCACCGCCATTCAGCGTCGTGTTGCCACCGGCGGCCTGCAACACATTCCCGCTCCCTGTCGCGGTCAGAACATCGCCATTCCCACCGCCAAACGCCAGACTGTGCCCGGCAACAGAGATCTGGTTCAAACCCGCACTCCCACCAAAATACGTGCCGTTGACGCCGTTATTCACCATGATGCTGCCATTGCCGCCCTGGATCGTGTCAGCGCCTCCGCCCCCCGTGTAGAACAGCGTCGCTCCGCTCTGACCAAAGGCAAGCAGCCCACCAGCCGAACCTCCAAACAGGTTGGACGTGCTGCCGGCGCCCGTCACGATAAACCCGCCCCCATTGCCCGCCGCGTAAGTCAGGTTACCCGCCGTGCCAAACAGGGTCGAGGCACCATCCCCACCCATAATGGTGCTCGCGCCGCCTGCCCCAATGAACATCACACCGGAAGACCCGCCAGAAATCGTCGCGTTCGAGCCAGCCGCACCAATCACGGTATTCGCGCCGGCTCCAACCGCGACATTATCCGCGCCATAGCTCCACAGAGAGTTCCCCTGGCCACTCAGCATGACGGTCGAACCGCCAGTCCCTGTCAGGATCAGATCATGACCGGCAGTAGCGTGGATTGTATCCTGACCACGACCGCCGAAGATGGTTGCAGAACCCTCTCCATCATGGAACACGGTCGAGCCTCTGCCACCGATCAGCAGGTCACCACTGCCAACAGCCTGCAGCACGCCACCACCGGAACCACTCGCCAGAGTATCATGGCCAGAACCGCCAATGATCGTGTCAGCCGCTGCACCACCTGCCAGATACTGGTTCAGCGTCGTGTCCAGTTGCAGCACGATCGGAGCTGCCTCGTTTGACAGAGACAGACTGACCGAACTCGCAGAACCGCCACCGCTCGGCTGGAACACCAGGTTCTGCAACGCCGTGGAAACCTCGGCGGACGTCCCCGTCACGCTGTAGGTCTTGCCATCCGTGCTGACTTCACCAGAACCAAGATTCGCATAGCTTCCCGCATATGCAGAATCAAAGCCAAACTTAGCCGTCACACTGGAGGCCGTGCCACCAAGAGACATGCTCTGTGCTGGCAGAATGCCTCCCGCTGCATACAGCACAGTGGAACCATTCGAACCCTGCCGCGCAAGGAATACACGATTGCCAGGCCCGTCACTCGCAAAGTTCAGACTGTAGCTGCCATTCCCCGTCACAACGCTGGTAGTGCTGCCGGATTGTGTCACATAGGTCTGGCTGTCATAGCCGAGACCGGTCAGATCAATCTCATCGTCGCTCTGGAAACCGCTGATCACAGCGCCAGAGACGACCGCGCTGTTGTCTCCGATGACGAGCGTCCCACTGCCAACACCCGAGAAAGTCAACGAGCCACTGAGCACACCACCGCTATTGACAGTGACCGTCCCGCTACCGGCAATCACGTCATTCAACGCAACGCCGCCGGCAAAGATCTGCTGGCCACCACCAGAGGTCACAACAGTCCCACTAGCAACGCCGCCGGACTGGATGCTTTGCAACGCACCGCTACCGATTACCTGCGCACTATACGCAACCCCGGACAATGTCTGAAGTGTCCCAAGCAACTGGGTACCACTCGCCACACCGCCCGCATCCACGAACTCGCTGCCGGAACTGACAACCGTGCCAATCGCGACACCGCCCGAATAGATATTTTCCATCCCGCCCGACAGCACCGTGCCGGATGCAATGCCTCCACTGCTGATCAATGCATTGCCGCCGATCAGCACAGTGTCGCTGGCCGTGCCGCCGCTCAGATACAGATCACCATTGGTGGTTATGCGGGTGCCTGATACCGATCCACCAGACTGCACCACCGTCCTGCCATTGTTCAGCAGCGTGCCAATCGCGGAACCACCCGAAGAAACAATCAGGTCGCTGGCCTGATTCTCGATATCAACACCTGATACGCTGGCGCCGGAAGAAACAGTGAAGTTCCCACCTGACAAAACAGCAGACTGCGCCACGCCGCCACTGAGAAGGGATACATTACCGCCAAGACGGATGACTGTGCCGAGTGCACTCCCTCCCGCACTGATAATCTGGCTGCCGCCGCTGTTCACACTCGCCGACAGGACAGAACCGCCTGACGAAACAGCCTGCAAGCCACCATTGCTGATGACCGTGCCACTCGCGACACCGCCAGAGGAGACGAGCTGCAACGCCCCAGAAGCGAGAACCGTGGCCGTTGCCGTGCCTCCGGAAGACAGGGTCTGGGAAACCGCACTCAGAAACGACACGCCACTTACAGACGCACCATTCACCAGAACCTGCTGCGCACCAGCAGAGTAAACAATACCGCTGACAACAGCCCCACCATTCAGAACCAGACTGCCGCCAGAGCTCACCGTCGCAGACGTAGCGGAACCACCAGACAGAACAGACTCGATGCCACCATTGCTGATGACCGTGCCACTCGCTGCCCCGCCAGAGAAAACAAGCTGATTGCCACCACCACTGATCTGCGTACCGCTCGCTACGCCGCCAGAGTTAACATCCTGCCTGCCACCAGAACTGATCTGCGTGCTGCTCGCTACGCCGCCAGAGGAAACAATCTGAAAGCCACTAGAACTGAGCTGGGTGCCATTCGCTACAGCGCCAGAGGAAACATACTGCACGCCACCAGCATTGATCTGCGTGCCACTCGCGACGCCGCCAGGCCGAACATACTGATAGCCAGCAGAATTGAGCTGCGCGCCGTTTGCTATGCCGCCAGACCACACATACTGCTGGCCCCCAGAACTGAGCTGCGTGCCGATCACTACGCCACCAGACACGACGTACTGCACCCCACCAGAACTGACCTGCGTACCGCTTGCTACGCCGCCAGAGGATACAGCCTGCACCGCACCAGAGGCGAGAACCGTTCCGGTTGCCGTGCCGCCGGAAGACAGGGTCTGGGAAACCGCACTCAGAAACGACACGCCATTTGTAGACGCACCACTCACCAGAACCTGCTGCGCACCTGCAGAGTAAACGATACCGCTGACAACAGCGCCACCGTTCAGAACCAGACTGCCACCAGAGCTCACCGTCGCAGACGTCGCGGAACCGCCAGACAGAACAGACTGGCTGCCACCAGAGCTGATCTGCGTGCCACTCGCCACACCGCCAGAGGATACAACCTGCACCGCACCAAAGGCGAGAACCGTTCCGGTTGCCGTGCCGCCGGAAGACAGGGTCTGGGAAACCGCACTCAGAAACGACACCCCATTTGTAGACGCACCACTCACCAGAACCTGCTGTGCACCTGCAGAGTAAACGATACCGCTGACTACAGCCCCACCGTTCAGAACCAGCGTGCCACCAGAGCTCACCGTCGCAGACGTCGCGGAACCGCCAGACTGAACAGACTGGCTGCCACCAGAGCTGATCTGCGTGCCACTCGCTACGCCGGCAGCCAAAACAAGCTGTGCGCCACCACCACTGATCTGCGTACCGCTCGCTACGCCGCCAGATATAACATACTGTAAGCCCCCAGAACTAAGCTGCGTGCCACTCGCTACACCGCCAGTAACATCCTGCCAGCCCCCAGAACTGACCTGCGCACCGCTCGCTACGCCGCCAGAGGAAACACCCTGCCTGCCACCAGAACTGATCTGCGTACCGCTCGCTATGCCGCCAGAGTAAACATTCTGCTGGCCACCGGAACTGATCCGCGTGCCACTCACTACACCGCCAGAAACATACTGCTGGCCACCCGAACTGATCTGCGTGCCGCTCGCTACGCCGCCAGACGCAACATACTGCACGCCCGCAATGATCTGCGTGCCACTCGCTATGCCGCCAGACAGAACAGACTGGCTGCCACCACCACTGATCTGCGCACCACTCGCCACACCGCCAGAGGATACAGTCTGCAACGCACCAAAGGAGAGAACCGTTCCGGTTGCCGTGCCGCCGGAAGACAGGGTCTGGGAAACCGCACTCAGAAACGACACGCCATTTGTAGACGCACCACTCACCAGAACCTGCTGTGCACCTGCAGAGTAAACGATACCGCTGACAACAGCCCCACCGTTCAGAACCAGCGTTCCGCCAGAGCTGACCGTCGCAGACATCGCGGAACCACCAGACAGAACAGATTCGATGCCACCATTGCTGATGACC of Granulibacter bethesdensis contains these proteins:
- a CDS encoding AIDA repeat-containing protein, with the translated sequence MADIVVSAGFTSSGVTLNGSTGSATMDVFGTTINTELTGSSTETVFAGGSAVSTTVGSASLQYISSGGVASGTQISPFGSQYVFSGGVASGVQISSWGRQFVISGGVANGTQISSGGFQYLSSGGVANGTQISSGGQQDVYGGGVANSTQLSSGGWQLTYDGGVTNGTQINSGSLQYVYSGGVANGTQISSGGLQRISLGGAVSGTVISNGGLESVQSGGSATSVMVSSGGTLVLNGGAVVSGIVYSAGAQQVLVNGASTSGVSFLSAVSQTLSSGGTATGTVLASGALQTVSSDGVAIGTQISSGGLQYVVSGGSATSATVSSGGSLVLNGGAIVSGIVYSAGAQQVLVNGASTNGMSFLSAVSQTLSSGGTATGTVLTSGAVQIVSSGGVAIGTQISAGGSQSVQSGGSATSATVSSGGTLVLNGGAVVSGIVYSAGAEQVLVNGASTSGVSFLSAVSQILSSGGTATGTVLVSGALQTVSSGGVAIGAQLSSGGRQYVSSGGVASGTVISNRGLQAVSSGGSVLSVTVNSGGAQLISAGGSALGTVVSSGGYVFLLSGGTASGTVLISGNELISSGGIASGTVVSSGSEFVDAGGVASGTQLLGTLQTLSGVAYSAQVIGSGALQSIQSGGVASGTVVTSGGGQQIFAGGVALNDVIAGSGTVTVNSGGVLSGSLTFSGVGSGTLVIGDNSAVVSGAVISGFQSDDEIDLTGLGYDSQTYVTQSGSTTSVVTGNGSYSLNFASDGPGNRVFLARQGSNGSTVLYAAGGILPAQSMSLGGTASSVTAKFGFDSAYAGSYANLGSGEVSTDGKTYSVTGTSAEVSTALQNLVFQPSGGGSASSVSLSLSNEAAPIVLQLDTTLNQYLAGGAAADTIIGGSGHDTLASGSGGGVLQAVGSGDLLIGGRGSTVFHDGEGSATIFGGRGQDTIHATAGHDLILTGTGGSTVTLSGQGNSLWSYGADNVAVGAGANTVIGAAGSNATISGGSSGVMFIGAGGASTIMGGDGASTLFGTAGNLTYAAGNGGGFIVTGAGSTSNLFGGSAGGLLAFGQSGATLFYTGGGGADTIQGGNGSIMVNNGVNGTYFGGTAGLNQISVAGHSLAFGGGNGDVLTATGSGNVLQAAGGNMTLNGGGADGTVMFAGTGDDLMIGSTNSVSVDIFAFANGQAGGSDTISGFTAGTDHLVLNGFTGEQVDASYATKSVDGSGNMHFTLTDNTQITLVGVSALSRNQFG
- a CDS encoding AIDA repeat-containing protein → MADIVVSAGFTSSGVTLNGSTGSATMDVFGTTSNTQLTGSSTETVLSGGSAVSTTVGSASHQIVSSGGVASGTQISSGGRQDVYSSGVASGAQISAGVQYVWSGGAASGTQISSGGQQYVRPGGVASGTQISSGGYQLVWSGGAVSGTVISNGGIESVLSGGSVTSATVSSGGSLVLNGGAVVSGIVYSAGAQQVLVSGASTNGVSFLSAVSQTLSSGGTATGTVLASGAVQAVSSGGVASGTQVSSGGRQDVYSSGVANGTQISAGEQSVRSGGVASGTQISSGGYQLVWSGGAASGTVISNGGIESVQSGGSATSATVSSGGSLVLNGGAVVSGIVYSAGAQQVLVSGASTSGVSFLSAVFQTLSSGGTATGTVLASGAVQVVSSGGVANSTQISSGGLQDVYSGGVASGAQISSGGWQYVFSGGAASGTQISAGGLQTVWSGGVASGTQISGGGAQLVLAAGVASGTQISSGGSQSVQSGGSATSATVSSGGSLVLNGGAVVSGIVYSAGAQQVLVSGASTNGVSFLSAVSQTLSSGGTATGTVLASGAVQAVSSGGVASGTQVSSGGVQYVVSGGVVIGTQLSSGGQQYVWSGGIANGAQLNSAGYQYVRPGGVASGTQINAGGVQYVSSGAVANGTQLSSSGFQIVSSGGVASSTQISSGGRQDVNSGGVASGTQISGGGNQLVFSGGIASGTQISAGGSQSVLSGGSATSATVSSGGSLFLNGGAVVSGIVYSAGAQQVLVNGASISGVSFLSAVSQTLSSGGTATATVLASGGTQSVSSGGVASSTVISNGGIESVLSGGSAMSATVSSGGTLVLNGGAVVSGIVYSAGAQQVLVSGASTNGVSFLSAVSQTLSSGGTATGTVLSFGALQTVSSGGVASGAQISGGGSQSVLSGGIASGTQIIAGVQYVASGGVASGTQISSGGQQYVSGGVVSGTRISSGGQQNVYSGGIASGTQISSGGRQGVSSGGVASGAQVSSGGWQDVTGGVASGTQLSSGGLQYVISGGVASGTQISGGGAQLVLAAGVASGTQISSGGSQSVQSGGSATSATVSSGGTLVLNGGAVVSGIVYSAGAQQVLVSGASTNGVSFLSAVSQTLSSGGTATGTVLAFGAVQVVSSGGVASGTQISSGGSQSVLSGGSATSATVSSGGSLVLNGGAVVSGIVYSAGAQQVLVSGASTNGVSFLSAVSQTLSSGGTATGTVLASGAVQAVSSGGVASGTQVSSGGVQYVVSGGVVIGTQLSSGGQQYVWSGGIANGAQLNSAGYQYVRPGGVASGTQINAGGVQYVSSGAVANGTQLSSSGFQIVSSGGVASSTQISSGGRQDVNSGGVASGTQISGGGNQLVFSGGAASGTVISNGGIESVLSGGSATSATVSSGGSLVLNGGAVVSGIVYSAGAQQVLVNGASVSGVSFLSAVSQTLSSGGTATATVLASGALQLVSSGGVASGTVISNGGLQAVSSGGSVLSASVNSGGSQIISAGGSALGTVIRLGGNVSLLSGGVAQSAVLSGGNFTVSSGASVSGVDIENQASDLIVSSGGSAIGTLLNNGRTVVQSGGSVSGTRITTNGDLYLSGGTASDTVLIGGNALISSGGIASGTVLSGGMENIYSGGVAIGTVVSSGSEFVDAGGVASGTQLLGTLQTLSGVAYSAQVIGSGALQSIQSGGVASGTVVTSGGGQQIFAGGVALNDVIAGSGTVTVNSGGVLSGSLTFSGVGSGTLVIGDNSAVVSGAVISGFQSDDEIDLTGLGYDSQTYVTQSGSTTSVVTGNGSYSLNFASDGPGNRVFLARQGSNGSTVLYAAGGILPAQSMSLGGTASSVTAKFGFDSAYAGSYANLGSGEVSTDGKTYSVTGTSAEVSTALQNLVFQPSGGGSASSVSLSLSNEAAPIVLQLDTTLNQYLAGGAAADTIIGGSGHDTLASGSGGGVLQAVGSGDLLIGGRGSTVFHDGEGSATIFGGRGQDTIHATAGHDLILTGTGGSTVMLSGQGNSLWSYGADNVAVGAGANTVIGAAGSNATISGGSSGVMFIGAGGASTIMGGDGASTLFGTAGNLTYAAGNGGGFIVTGAGSTSNLFGGSAGGLLAFGQSGATLFYTGGGGADTIQGGNGSIMVNNGVNGTYFGGSAGLNQISVAGHSLAFGGGNGDVLTATGSGNVLQAAGGNTTLNGGGADGTVMFAGTGDDLMIGSTNSASVDIFAFANGQAGGSDTISGFTAGTDHLVLNGFSGEQVDASYATKSVDGSGNMHFTLTDNTQITLVGVTALSRNQFG